In a genomic window of Arthrobacter woluwensis:
- a CDS encoding DEAD/DEAH box helicase, which yields MATSQAQERLGTLAARFDEGSVERGYEYARQERVFNVVFGRTTGLLTGRVEGTRSYRAVAKLQPKDDSWICLTALCDCPVRQDCKHVAALLFAAKERGLLDSDDAVARRRRGPAPLPGSASSANGSAPTSPAASSAWEKALAPLLPESATTAASTTPQLALLFEVTDPKPAVSRGGRVYSQAEPSGLRVRPMSMGARGKWIKSEVAWTNINYLSYYRKFSREQTDALAEFLELSRMPGQYQGPAGQWLELSQYNGRHLATALADLAGKGILLIQDTDPRSPGVRLEREPAVLELSVDRRTDGGLDVAPRLEAQGRDLDLKKLHFTGEPAALAFHGGASVPGGLVDGTLVLTPLAPASPEMVAFARAAEPVHIPAADEERFLSEFYPRLRQGAPVVAASESVRLPTIGKPVLSLLADYRKDHRLDLHWEWHYTSNGKQVSQPLAFDRADAGYRDEAQEKKILNALGKPWEVVAALATEPTIGSDGLWTLPSLAPTATLHGMDTVAFTEEVLPQLRTVPDVEVDVNGVVPDFQEAVEAPVVHVSTLDKDDRDWFGLEIVVTLEGEQVAFGQIFSALASGQTRMVLPSGKHFPLDSPELQQLRELIDEARALSDRPGEELQISRFQVGLWEQFAAIGVVEEQAKEWRRSVTGLLNVDDSTRDLAAPAGLHAELRPYQLEGFRWLRFLYDHRLGGVLADDMGLGKTLQTLALLCSLREDPTGTTDDDGAPAGPSATVTTAEPAAAVAGESAEGGPASSAAGETAAPGDPAATRAPFLVVAPSSVVSNWAMEAARFAPGLKTVAVAETFKRSGLNPAEEFAGADLVVTSYALFRLELEKYQKLSWGALVLDEAQFVKNHQSKAYQAARKLDAPFKLAITGTPLENNLMELWALLSIVAPGLFPSPGKFAEYYRRPIEVHGHPKLLAKLRQRIRPLMLRRTKEQVVKELPPKLEQVLTVELNQRHAKAYQTHLQRERQKILGLLEDANKHRFTIFQSLTLLRQMALDPSLVDPELSGVRSSKLDVLFEQLEDVLAEGHRALIFSQFTGFLGKVRERLDAAGVQYAYLDGSTRQRADVIASFKEGDAPLFLISLKAGGFGINLTEADYVFLLDPWWNPASEAQAVDRAHRIGQDKQVMVYRLVAKDTIEEKVMALKAKKSKLFDSVAGDEALASTHLTADDLAGLFRE from the coding sequence ATGGCCACCTCGCAGGCCCAGGAACGCTTGGGCACCCTCGCCGCGCGCTTTGACGAAGGCAGCGTGGAACGCGGCTACGAGTATGCCCGCCAGGAGCGCGTGTTCAACGTCGTCTTCGGCCGCACCACCGGGCTGCTCACCGGCCGCGTGGAAGGCACCCGCTCGTACCGCGCCGTCGCCAAGCTGCAGCCCAAGGACGACTCCTGGATCTGCCTCACCGCGCTGTGCGACTGCCCGGTCCGGCAGGACTGCAAGCATGTGGCCGCCCTCCTCTTCGCCGCCAAGGAACGCGGCCTCCTGGACTCGGACGACGCCGTCGCCCGCCGTCGCCGGGGCCCCGCGCCGCTGCCCGGGTCGGCGTCGTCCGCCAACGGCTCCGCGCCCACCTCACCGGCCGCGTCCTCCGCCTGGGAGAAAGCCCTCGCGCCCCTCCTGCCCGAGTCGGCCACGACCGCCGCCTCCACCACACCGCAGCTGGCCCTGCTCTTCGAAGTGACGGACCCCAAGCCGGCCGTGTCCCGCGGCGGCCGCGTCTACAGCCAGGCCGAGCCTTCCGGACTGCGGGTCCGCCCCATGTCCATGGGCGCGCGCGGCAAGTGGATCAAGAGCGAGGTGGCCTGGACCAACATCAACTACCTCAGCTATTACCGGAAGTTCAGCCGGGAACAGACGGACGCCCTCGCGGAATTCCTCGAGCTGTCCCGCATGCCGGGCCAGTACCAGGGCCCCGCGGGTCAGTGGCTGGAGCTCTCCCAGTACAACGGCAGGCACCTGGCCACGGCCCTCGCGGACCTGGCCGGCAAGGGGATCCTCCTCATCCAGGACACGGATCCGCGGTCGCCCGGCGTGCGGCTCGAGCGCGAACCCGCCGTCCTGGAGCTCTCGGTGGACCGCCGTACGGACGGCGGCCTGGATGTCGCGCCGCGGCTCGAAGCCCAGGGCCGTGATCTCGATCTGAAGAAACTCCACTTCACGGGTGAGCCCGCGGCGCTGGCGTTCCACGGCGGCGCCTCGGTGCCGGGCGGCCTCGTGGACGGGACGCTTGTGCTGACGCCTCTGGCTCCCGCCTCCCCCGAGATGGTGGCTTTCGCGCGCGCCGCGGAGCCTGTGCACATCCCCGCAGCGGACGAGGAACGCTTCCTCAGCGAGTTCTACCCGCGGCTGCGGCAGGGAGCCCCCGTGGTCGCGGCGTCGGAGAGCGTGCGCCTGCCGACCATCGGCAAACCCGTGCTGTCCCTCCTGGCCGACTACCGCAAGGACCACCGCCTCGATCTGCACTGGGAGTGGCACTACACGAGCAACGGCAAACAGGTCTCGCAGCCGCTCGCCTTCGACCGCGCTGATGCCGGCTACCGGGACGAGGCTCAGGAGAAGAAGATCCTGAACGCGCTCGGCAAGCCGTGGGAGGTGGTGGCCGCCCTGGCCACCGAACCCACGATCGGATCGGACGGGCTCTGGACCCTCCCGTCGCTGGCCCCCACCGCGACCCTTCACGGCATGGACACGGTCGCCTTCACCGAAGAGGTGCTGCCGCAGCTGCGCACCGTCCCGGATGTCGAGGTGGACGTGAACGGCGTGGTCCCCGACTTCCAGGAGGCCGTCGAAGCCCCGGTCGTGCACGTCTCCACGCTGGACAAGGACGACCGTGACTGGTTCGGCCTCGAGATCGTGGTCACCCTCGAGGGCGAGCAGGTGGCGTTCGGCCAGATCTTCTCCGCCCTGGCCTCGGGTCAGACGCGCATGGTCCTGCCGAGCGGCAAGCACTTCCCCCTCGACAGTCCCGAGCTCCAGCAGTTGCGCGAACTGATCGACGAGGCCCGCGCCCTCTCCGACCGCCCCGGCGAGGAGCTCCAGATCAGCCGCTTCCAGGTGGGACTCTGGGAGCAGTTCGCGGCGATCGGCGTGGTGGAGGAGCAGGCGAAGGAGTGGCGCCGCAGCGTCACCGGGCTGCTCAACGTGGACGACTCCACGCGGGATCTCGCGGCACCTGCCGGTCTGCACGCCGAACTGCGCCCGTACCAGCTGGAGGGTTTCCGCTGGCTCCGTTTCCTGTACGACCACCGGCTGGGCGGGGTCCTGGCCGATGACATGGGCCTCGGCAAGACCCTCCAGACCCTGGCGCTGCTGTGCTCGCTGCGCGAGGATCCCACGGGCACCACGGACGACGACGGCGCCCCGGCCGGCCCGTCCGCGACGGTCACCACGGCTGAGCCCGCCGCAGCCGTGGCCGGCGAGAGCGCGGAGGGCGGCCCGGCGTCGTCGGCGGCCGGAGAAACCGCGGCACCCGGAGATCCCGCAGCGACCCGCGCGCCGTTCCTGGTGGTGGCGCCGAGCAGCGTCGTGTCCAACTGGGCGATGGAGGCGGCCCGCTTCGCGCCCGGACTGAAGACCGTGGCCGTGGCCGAGACGTTCAAGCGCAGCGGCCTGAACCCGGCGGAGGAGTTCGCCGGGGCGGACCTGGTGGTGACGTCCTACGCTCTGTTCCGCCTGGAACTCGAGAAGTACCAGAAGCTCTCCTGGGGTGCGCTGGTCCTGGACGAGGCGCAGTTCGTGAAGAACCACCAGTCCAAGGCGTACCAGGCGGCGCGGAAGCTCGATGCCCCCTTCAAACTCGCGATCACCGGCACGCCCCTGGAGAACAACCTCATGGAGCTCTGGGCGCTGCTGTCGATCGTGGCTCCCGGCCTGTTCCCGAGCCCCGGGAAGTTCGCGGAGTATTACCGCAGGCCCATCGAGGTCCACGGCCACCCGAAGCTGCTGGCCAAGCTGCGGCAGCGGATCCGTCCGCTCATGTTGCGCCGCACCAAGGAGCAGGTGGTCAAGGAGCTGCCGCCGAAGCTGGAGCAGGTCCTCACGGTGGAGCTGAATCAGCGCCATGCGAAGGCCTACCAGACGCATCTGCAGCGCGAGCGGCAGAAGATCCTGGGGCTCCTGGAGGACGCGAACAAGCACCGCTTCACCATTTTCCAGTCGCTGACGCTGCTCCGGCAGATGGCTCTCGACCCGTCCCTCGTGGACCCCGAGCTGAGCGGTGTGCGGTCGAGCAAACTGGACGTCCTGTTCGAGCAGCTGGAAGATGTGCTGGCCGAAGGGCACCGCGCCCTCATCTTCAGCCAGTTCACCGGATTCCTCGGGAAGGTCCGGGAACGGCTCGATGCGGCGGGCGTGCAGTACGCGTACCTGGACGGGTCCACGCGGCAGCGCGCCGATGTGATCGCGTCTTTCAAGGAGGGCGACGCGCCGCTGTTCCTCATCAGCCTGAAGGCCGGCGGCTTCGGCATCAACCTCACCGAAGCCGATTACGTGTTCCTCCTCGATCCCTGGTGGAACCCGGCCAGCGAGGCTCAGGCCGTGGACCGGGCGCACCGGATCGGCCAGGACAAGCAGGTCATGGTGTACCGGCTGGTCGCGAAGGACACCATCGAGGAGAAGGTCATGGCGCTCAAGGCCAAGAAGTCCAAGCTCTTCGATTCGGTGGCCGGGGACGAGGCTCTCGCATCCACCCACCTCACCGCGGACGACCTCGCCGGGCTGTTCCGGGAGTAG
- a CDS encoding NAD(P)H-binding protein gives MKVFQIGAAGGIGSILSGLLVERGDQVTGMHRSPEQTDTITRTGAESVLGDLINDSTETLAGHLAGHDAVVFSAGAHGTGQEMTTAIDGEGLVKAADAAALAGVKRFVLVSVFPDAGRGGDSPNAGFEHYMRVKKTADVHLAGTDLDWVIVRPGTLKDEPGDGLVTAGPAIEYGNVRRGNVAAFLAEVLHEPAVSREIVELTDGSTPVADAVAGLVALRG, from the coding sequence ATGAAGGTTTTCCAGATCGGTGCGGCCGGAGGCATCGGCAGCATCCTCTCCGGGCTCCTCGTGGAGCGCGGGGACCAGGTCACCGGGATGCACCGCAGCCCCGAACAGACGGACACCATCACGCGCACCGGGGCGGAGTCCGTGCTCGGTGACCTGATCAATGACTCCACGGAGACGCTGGCCGGCCACCTGGCCGGGCACGACGCCGTCGTGTTCTCCGCCGGGGCGCACGGCACGGGGCAGGAGATGACCACCGCGATCGACGGCGAGGGCCTGGTGAAGGCCGCCGACGCCGCGGCCCTGGCCGGGGTGAAGCGGTTCGTGCTGGTGTCCGTGTTCCCCGACGCCGGGCGCGGCGGGGACTCCCCGAACGCCGGCTTCGAGCACTACATGCGGGTCAAGAAGACCGCGGACGTCCACCTGGCCGGGACGGACCTCGACTGGGTCATCGTCCGGCCCGGAACGCTCAAGGACGAGCCCGGCGACGGTCTGGTCACCGCCGGGCCCGCCATCGAGTACGGGAACGTCCGCCGCGGCAATGTCGCGGCATTCCTGGCTGAGGTGCTCCACGAGCCGGCCGTGAGCCGGGAGATCGTGGAGCTCACCGACGGCTCGACGCCGGTGGCGGACGCCGTCGCAGGGCTCGTGGCTCTGCGGGGCTGA
- a CDS encoding NAD(P)-dependent alcohol dehydrogenase, with product MTTVAALAAPSATEPLIRTTVERRELGPHDVLIDIKYAGICHSDIHTVRGDWGPVPYPLTPGHEIAGIVAAVGSEVTTRKVGDRVGVGCLVNSCRECEQCLAGQEQDCLNGSVGTYASKDRDGSITQGGYSSQVVVNDAFTLLIPDSLELDVAAPLLCAGITTYSPLRRWGAGPGKKVAVIGLGGLGHMAVQLAHALGAEVTVLSQSLKKQEDGLKLGADHYYATSDETTFQDLKGSFDLIINTVSAKIPLDDYLRLVKPHGAMVCVGAPGEPLELNIFSLIGGAKALAGSNIGGIPETQEMLDFCAEHGIGAQIEVIDADQVNEAYERVLASDVRYRFVIDVSTIA from the coding sequence ATGACCACCGTTGCCGCTCTCGCCGCGCCGTCCGCCACGGAACCGCTCATCCGCACCACCGTAGAACGCCGCGAACTCGGCCCGCATGACGTGCTGATCGACATCAAGTACGCGGGCATCTGCCATTCGGACATCCACACCGTCCGCGGTGACTGGGGCCCGGTCCCGTACCCCCTGACCCCCGGCCACGAGATCGCCGGGATCGTGGCCGCCGTCGGCTCCGAGGTCACCACCCGTAAGGTCGGCGACCGCGTGGGCGTGGGCTGTCTGGTCAACTCCTGCCGCGAGTGTGAGCAGTGCCTGGCCGGTCAGGAGCAGGACTGCCTCAACGGGAGCGTGGGCACCTACGCCTCCAAGGACCGCGACGGCTCCATCACCCAGGGCGGCTACTCCAGCCAGGTGGTGGTGAACGACGCGTTCACGCTGCTGATCCCGGATTCTCTTGAGCTCGACGTCGCAGCCCCGCTCCTCTGCGCCGGCATCACCACGTACTCGCCGCTGCGCCGCTGGGGCGCCGGCCCGGGCAAGAAGGTCGCCGTGATCGGCCTCGGCGGCCTGGGCCACATGGCCGTCCAGCTGGCCCACGCACTGGGCGCCGAGGTGACCGTGCTGTCCCAGTCCCTCAAGAAGCAGGAGGACGGGCTCAAGCTCGGCGCGGACCACTACTACGCCACGAGCGACGAGACCACCTTCCAGGACCTCAAGGGCAGCTTCGACCTCATCATCAACACGGTCAGCGCCAAGATCCCCCTGGACGACTACCTGCGCCTCGTGAAGCCGCACGGCGCCATGGTCTGCGTGGGCGCCCCGGGCGAGCCGCTGGAACTGAACATCTTCAGTCTGATCGGCGGGGCCAAGGCGCTGGCCGGCTCGAACATCGGCGGCATCCCGGAGACCCAGGAGATGCTCGACTTCTGCGCCGAGCACGGCATCGGCGCGCAGATCGAGGTGATCGACGCGGACCAGGTCAACGAGGCGTATGAGCGCGTGCTGGCGTCCGACGTCCGGTACCGCTTCGTCATCGACGTGTCCACCATCGCCTGA
- a CDS encoding LysR family transcriptional regulator encodes MLLTQLQYFVALAREEHFGRAAAACFVSPSTLSEAVRKLEVELGVPLVRRGHAFEGLTPEGEMALTWARRVVSDQEALSAEIAAARGQLTGVARIGTIPAGIALATAVVSALADAHPLVRSTVQSGLNSEDVVARLRAFELDAGIIHPSAADGPDLVSVPLGEVTNVVVAAPGMFPEDQASITGRMLSEVPLGLLASDMRARQLADEAWRAAGLQIKPRLEADSNEALLSLVTSGLWAAVVPETAVAARRDDPSIHVLPLIEPEVSTPLAVVRLPGKPAPVLVRALGAAAQTVLKDPRRAAQARRSRNGSAVHA; translated from the coding sequence ATGCTTCTGACACAACTCCAGTACTTCGTCGCCCTGGCGCGGGAGGAGCACTTCGGCCGGGCAGCTGCGGCATGCTTCGTCTCGCCGTCGACGCTCTCGGAGGCGGTGCGCAAGCTGGAAGTCGAACTCGGGGTGCCGCTGGTCCGCCGCGGACATGCTTTCGAAGGGCTCACCCCGGAAGGCGAGATGGCGCTCACCTGGGCACGCCGGGTGGTCTCCGACCAGGAGGCGCTCTCCGCGGAGATCGCGGCGGCACGGGGCCAGCTCACCGGCGTCGCTCGGATCGGCACCATCCCGGCGGGGATCGCCCTCGCGACGGCGGTGGTGTCGGCCCTGGCGGATGCGCATCCGCTCGTGCGGTCCACCGTCCAATCCGGGCTGAACAGCGAGGACGTGGTGGCGCGGCTGAGGGCCTTCGAACTCGACGCCGGCATCATCCACCCGTCCGCGGCGGACGGCCCGGACCTCGTGTCGGTGCCCCTGGGCGAGGTCACCAATGTGGTCGTGGCCGCTCCGGGCATGTTCCCCGAAGACCAGGCTTCGATCACGGGACGCATGCTCTCCGAGGTGCCTCTCGGACTGCTGGCGTCCGATATGCGGGCCCGGCAGCTCGCCGATGAAGCGTGGCGGGCCGCCGGCCTTCAGATCAAGCCCCGCCTGGAAGCGGACTCCAACGAGGCGCTCCTGAGCCTGGTCACCTCCGGGCTGTGGGCCGCCGTCGTCCCGGAGACCGCCGTCGCGGCCCGCCGTGACGATCCGTCCATCCATGTGCTGCCGCTGATCGAGCCGGAGGTCTCCACCCCGCTGGCGGTGGTGCGGCTGCCCGGCAAGCCGGCGCCCGTCCTGGTCCGGGCGCTCGGCGCCGCGGCACAGACAGTGCTCAAAGACCCGCGCCGCGCCGCCCAGGCGCGACGCTCCCGGAACGGCTCAGCCGTCCACGCCTGA